The following are encoded together in the Gammaproteobacteria bacterium genome:
- a CDS encoding META domain-containing protein encodes MRGRRSLVGIAALLLATLAGAGPPAQAPSLDEIANTGINGIGELGFVQLRDGVYEGAPYVAGGAARPMVSLLRELSVHGDLDGAAGEERALLLSSTTGGSGERIYLAAFGRGADGQIRNIASVLVGDRVKLRALAIDSPLLVLDVVETAPGEAACCGTRLARRSYRLEDATLQLVGNETRGRLSLAAISGIEWTLVEHNAEALAEGIRAPTLRISEGQAAGFSGCNNFHARLQEPAAGEIRLEPTTMISTRMACEESRSALESGYLADLSAINRYTFLQGRLVLGWQRGESSGRLTFRR; translated from the coding sequence ATGAGGGGACGCAGATCATTGGTGGGTATCGCGGCGCTGCTGCTTGCGACGTTGGCGGGAGCCGGACCGCCAGCGCAAGCGCCTTCGCTGGACGAGATCGCCAATACCGGTATCAACGGCATCGGCGAGCTCGGCTTCGTGCAGTTGCGCGATGGCGTGTACGAAGGCGCGCCATATGTGGCCGGCGGCGCCGCGCGACCGATGGTGAGCTTGTTGCGCGAGCTCAGCGTGCACGGCGATCTCGATGGCGCTGCGGGGGAGGAGCGTGCGCTGCTCCTGAGTTCCACTACGGGCGGTAGCGGCGAGCGCATCTACCTCGCGGCGTTCGGTCGTGGCGCGGACGGGCAGATCCGCAACATCGCTTCGGTTCTGGTCGGGGATCGCGTCAAACTGCGAGCGCTGGCAATCGATTCCCCGCTGCTGGTGCTCGATGTGGTCGAGACCGCGCCCGGCGAGGCTGCCTGTTGCGGGACCCGGCTGGCGCGGCGCAGTTATCGGCTCGAGGATGCGACACTGCAACTGGTGGGCAACGAAACCCGGGGGCGGCTGTCTCTCGCGGCGATTTCCGGTATCGAATGGACGCTGGTCGAGCACAACGCAGAGGCGCTGGCCGAAGGCATCAGGGCCCCGACCCTGCGGATCAGCGAGGGCCAGGCCGCCGGGTTCTCCGGATGCAATAATTTCCATGCTCGCTTGCAGGAGCCTGCGGCGGGCGAGATTCGCCTCGAACCGACCACGATGATCTCCACCCGGATGGCTTGCGAGGAGTCCCGATCGGCACTCGAATCGGGCTACCTGGCGGATCTGTCCGCGATCAATCGCTATACCTTTCTGCAGGGTCGTCTGGTACTCGGCTGGCAGCGTGGCGAGAGCAGTGGTCGGCTGACGTTCCGCCGCTAG
- the meaB gene encoding methylmalonyl Co-A mutase-associated GTPase MeaB, with protein sequence MPRAESQAVAGPDAEALLSGNRRALAKAITLVESSLAAHARAAQSLLDALLPHTGRSIRIGISGVPGVGKSTFIEAFGLYVLGQGRRLAVLAVDPSSPVAGGSILGDKTRMEALSREPAAFIRPSPSKGALGGVAHKTRETMLLCEAAGFDVILVETVGVGQSEYEVASMVDFFLVLMLPNAGDELQGIKRGIMELADALVINKSDGESLALANRTRQHYQNAMNLLTHAGAWVPRVTTCSATERRGIAEVWTMICGYREQGAASGDFERKRAQQNAGWLRHLIGEILEQRFRAEPVVRARLPVLEQQVLRGEITPYAAAMRLFAELG encoded by the coding sequence ATGCCGCGGGCTGAGAGCCAAGCCGTGGCCGGACCGGATGCCGAAGCGCTGCTCTCCGGCAATCGTCGTGCCCTGGCCAAGGCGATAACGCTGGTCGAGAGTTCGCTCGCGGCGCATGCGCGTGCCGCCCAGTCCTTGCTCGATGCGCTGTTGCCGCACACCGGTCGCAGCATCCGCATCGGCATAAGCGGGGTGCCGGGCGTCGGGAAATCCACTTTCATCGAGGCATTCGGTCTGTATGTGCTGGGCCAGGGTCGCCGGCTTGCGGTGCTGGCGGTGGATCCCAGCTCGCCGGTTGCCGGTGGCAGCATCCTCGGCGACAAGACCCGCATGGAGGCGCTCTCGCGCGAACCGGCGGCATTCATCCGGCCCTCGCCATCGAAGGGCGCGCTCGGCGGAGTGGCGCACAAGACCCGCGAAACCATGTTGCTGTGCGAGGCTGCCGGTTTTGATGTGATCCTGGTCGAGACGGTCGGTGTCGGCCAGTCCGAGTACGAAGTCGCAAGCATGGTCGATTTCTTCCTCGTGTTGATGCTGCCGAATGCGGGTGACGAGTTGCAGGGGATCAAGCGCGGGATCATGGAACTCGCCGACGCGCTGGTGATCAACAAGTCCGATGGCGAAAGCCTTGCGCTGGCAAACCGTACCAGGCAGCACTACCAGAACGCGATGAATCTGCTCACGCATGCGGGTGCCTGGGTGCCGCGGGTCACGACCTGCTCGGCAACCGAGCGCCGGGGCATTGCCGAGGTGTGGACGATGATCTGCGGCTATCGCGAGCAGGGCGCGGCCAGCGGTGATTTCGAGCGCAAGCGGGCGCAGCAAAATGCCGGCTGGTTGCGCCACCTGATCGGGGAGATTCTCGAGCAGCGTTTTCGCGCCGAACCGGTTGTGCGCGCTCGCTTGCCGGTGCTCGAGCAGCAGGTGCTGCGCGGCGAGATCACGCCTTATGCCGCAGCGATGCGCCTGTTTGCCGAGCTCGGATAA
- the ppsA gene encoding phosphoenolpyruvate synthase, protein MIERTVRFEHLGMHDVGRVGGKNASLGEMIQGLASAHVRVPDGFATTADAYREFLAHEGLAARIDGRLASLDVDDVNALALAGSEIREWIRATPLPEPLQQAIAAEYAQLGDGQPIAVAVRSSATAEDLPDASFAGQQETYLNVSGLDGVITGVHEVFASLYNDRAISYRVHKGFDHASVALSAGIQRMVRCGTGASGVMFTLDTESGFSGVVFITAAWGLGETVVQGAVNPDEFYVFKHALEAGKDAILRRSLGDKKLRMVYGSAGTVTEDVPLELQQKFCVSDAEVMELGRIALSIEQHYGRAMDIEWGRDGEDGLLYVLQARPETVRSQQGGGAIERYLLKERGELLCEGRSIGHKIGAGQVRVIRDASGMERVREGDVLVTDMTDPDWEPIMKRAAAVVTNRGGRTCHAAIIARELGIPAVVGCGNATEVLADDALVTVSCAEGDTGNVYAGHLDYQVSADDLQTMPALPIKLMMNVGNPDRAFDFCQLPNEGVGLARLEFIINRMIGVHPKALLNFATLGGEVRQAVERRLHGYDSPTGYFVSKLSEGVATIAAAFYPKPVIVRLSDFKSNEYAHLVGGQQYEPVEENPMLGFRGASRYVDEGFRDCFELECRALKYVREQMGLDNVQVMVPFVRTVSEGRRVVELLAENGLRRGENGLRVIMMCEVPSNALLAEQFLEYFDGYSIGSNDLTQLTLGLDRDSGLVATLFDERDEAVKALLSLAIDACNRMGRYVGICGQGPSDHPDLAAWLMSKGIQSMSLSPDVIVDTWMMLSKPQAPEH, encoded by the coding sequence GTGATCGAACGGACGGTTCGCTTCGAGCATCTCGGGATGCACGATGTTGGGCGGGTTGGTGGCAAGAATGCCTCGCTGGGAGAGATGATCCAGGGGCTGGCCAGCGCCCATGTGCGGGTGCCCGACGGTTTCGCCACCACCGCCGATGCCTATCGCGAGTTTCTTGCGCACGAGGGGCTGGCGGCACGCATCGATGGGCGGCTTGCGTCTCTCGATGTCGACGACGTGAACGCCCTGGCGCTTGCCGGCAGCGAGATCCGCGAGTGGATTCGTGCCACGCCGCTGCCGGAGCCTCTGCAGCAGGCCATCGCCGCGGAGTATGCGCAGCTCGGCGATGGCCAGCCGATCGCGGTGGCGGTGCGTTCCTCGGCGACCGCCGAGGATTTGCCGGATGCCTCGTTTGCGGGTCAGCAGGAAACCTATCTGAATGTCAGCGGTCTCGACGGGGTGATCACGGGGGTGCACGAGGTGTTCGCCTCGCTGTACAACGATCGCGCCATTTCCTATCGCGTGCACAAGGGTTTCGACCATGCCTCGGTGGCGCTGTCGGCCGGGATCCAGCGCATGGTGCGCTGCGGCACGGGCGCGAGCGGAGTGATGTTCACGCTCGATACCGAATCGGGTTTCTCCGGGGTGGTGTTCATCACCGCGGCATGGGGCTTGGGTGAAACCGTGGTGCAGGGCGCGGTAAACCCCGATGAATTCTATGTGTTCAAGCACGCGCTCGAGGCCGGCAAGGACGCGATCCTGCGTCGCAGCCTCGGCGACAAGAAGCTGCGCATGGTGTACGGCAGCGCGGGAACCGTTACCGAGGACGTGCCGCTCGAACTGCAGCAAAAATTCTGCGTGAGCGATGCGGAGGTGATGGAGCTCGGGCGGATAGCGCTCAGCATCGAGCAGCATTACGGCCGCGCGATGGATATCGAGTGGGGCCGCGATGGCGAGGACGGACTGCTCTATGTACTGCAGGCGCGCCCCGAGACCGTGCGCAGCCAGCAGGGCGGCGGCGCCATCGAGCGCTACCTGCTGAAGGAGCGCGGCGAGCTGTTGTGCGAGGGACGCAGCATCGGCCACAAGATCGGCGCGGGGCAGGTGCGGGTTATCCGCGATGCCTCCGGCATGGAGCGAGTGCGCGAGGGGGATGTGCTGGTCACCGACATGACCGACCCCGACTGGGAGCCGATCATGAAGCGCGCCGCCGCGGTGGTGACCAATCGCGGGGGACGTACCTGTCATGCGGCGATCATTGCGCGTGAACTCGGCATCCCCGCCGTGGTCGGTTGCGGCAACGCGACCGAAGTGCTCGCCGATGATGCGCTGGTGACTGTTTCCTGCGCCGAGGGAGACACCGGCAATGTCTACGCCGGGCACCTCGACTATCAGGTCAGCGCGGACGATCTGCAGACGATGCCCGCGCTGCCGATCAAGCTGATGATGAACGTCGGCAACCCCGACCGGGCCTTCGATTTTTGCCAGCTCCCGAACGAGGGCGTGGGATTGGCGCGGCTCGAGTTCATCATCAACCGCATGATCGGGGTCCATCCGAAGGCGCTGCTGAATTTCGCCACCCTGGGCGGGGAAGTGCGCCAGGCAGTCGAACGCCGCCTCCACGGTTATGATTCGCCGACCGGTTATTTCGTCAGCAAGCTGAGCGAGGGCGTGGCGACGATAGCCGCGGCGTTCTACCCGAAGCCGGTGATCGTGAGGCTGTCGGATTTCAAGTCCAACGAGTATGCGCACCTGGTTGGCGGCCAGCAGTACGAGCCGGTCGAGGAGAACCCGATGCTCGGCTTTCGCGGCGCCTCGCGGTATGTGGACGAGGGTTTCCGCGACTGTTTCGAGCTCGAGTGTCGTGCGCTCAAGTACGTTCGCGAGCAGATGGGGCTCGACAACGTGCAGGTGATGGTCCCGTTCGTGCGCACTGTCAGCGAGGGCCGGCGGGTGGTCGAGCTGCTGGCGGAAAACGGACTGCGACGCGGCGAAAACGGCTTGCGCGTGATCATGATGTGCGAGGTGCCGAGCAATGCGCTGCTGGCGGAGCAGTTTCTCGAATACTTCGACGGCTACTCGATCGGCTCCAACGATCTCACCCAACTCACTCTGGGGCTCGATCGCGATTCGGGGCTGGTTGCAACACTGTTCGATGAGCGTGACGAGGCAGTGAAAGCCCTGCTGTCGCTGGCGATCGATGCCTGCAATCGCATGGGCCGTTATGTCGGAATCTGTGGCCAGGGCCCTTCCGACCACCCTGATCTGGCGGCATGGCTGATGAGCAAGGGCATCCAGAGCATGTCGCTCAGTCCGGATGTCATCGTCGATACCTGGATGATGCTGAGCAAGCCGCAAGCGCCGGAACATTGA
- the mce gene encoding methylmalonyl-CoA epimerase produces MITALDHIAIAVPDLERAIRRFLDDFGLRFEGTEDVESAQTSTAFFPLPATSIELVHPLRGGGPIAKYLEKRGGGIHHLCFRSDDIDADVARLRARGYQFLSDTPAPGAHGCRVIFIHPKSCDGVLIELSQPPENQREEQAHE; encoded by the coding sequence ATGATCACCGCGCTTGATCACATCGCCATAGCGGTTCCCGATCTGGAACGAGCGATCCGGCGTTTTCTCGACGATTTCGGTCTGCGTTTCGAGGGCACGGAGGATGTCGAATCGGCGCAGACTTCCACCGCGTTTTTCCCGCTTCCCGCGACCAGTATCGAACTCGTGCATCCGTTGCGCGGTGGCGGACCGATTGCGAAATATCTGGAGAAGCGCGGCGGCGGTATTCATCACCTGTGTTTTCGCAGCGACGACATCGATGCCGATGTTGCCCGTCTGCGCGCCAGGGGATACCAGTTCCTGAGCGATACGCCGGCACCGGGCGCGCACGGTTGCCGGGTGATTTTCATCCATCCGAAGAGTTGCGACGGGGTGCTGATCGAGCTCAGTCAACCACCCGAGAATCAGCGAGAGGAACAGGCTCATGAGTGA
- a CDS encoding biotin carboxylase: protein MRSSNNYYLNNPLVHRNRRLGSQGSAWVRGFGCEDMRPLIICRGPIRREAMDVFEEMGITGFGILLSEKDSIVYANALAPELRTLTDPRRVHRVPDYTGASREERSQRIRQIITIAHDNGYDSIFAGYGFMSEDEELVKAIEQAGLRFIGPCSRTVRGAGFKDEAKRTALAVGVSVTPGIDNLTILTLLAKYPDTAALRALVRAEKLAVDDTVFGDDIALEMQADAVLNAGYRKGIDLFSVEEMCAELQTRVAQMYRKYPHNRIRLKAIGGGGGKGQRILGSLEAFEDKTLEERIARAAARAPERAREILAEVKTTGVGDNKNILIELNIESTRHQEIQVIGNGVWATTLGGRDCSLQMHEQKLLEVSVTEEELRLAIAGARAAGRSGELRVLETDLAILQRMEAEAARFGEAVGLDSVSTFECIVERDNHFFMEMNTRIQVEHRVTELCYGLEFSNPDDSADSFVVESLVEAMVLLARHKEQLPRPTRVHRNNAAVEARLNATNQALQPHAGGVIRNWSNAVEGEIRDDQGISLHNPDTDVFMAYTLAGAYDSNIALLLTVGEDRLDGYRRLAEILRVTQLSGRDLATNLEFHYGLVNWFIGANINARPTTRFIVPYLTAVGRLKERANRIDLDYAQAQIRRHLLARTADAGARKALGECIERKQTLLLRPIQKLFAEPHLYSGWLSLWRGCFSFEGKRTSFRRNPIELLRDTYHYLNMDYRAGCPPAYMIWDHDHELLESAAAFYARVSELAGSSEWSAVQAFLGAERAPAGVDSATWQAARAAHAGYQAGTEILLVLAFVAAGTDFHALKVNEDLGIHIPEVLLDAAHQAEMAKVLVPPPLARSDEILAASGGMFYAREAPGAQVFVAEGAHFEQGDPLYIVEVMKMFNKIYAPFSGTIAKVLIDGDGVIIKKGQPLFKVVPDERIVVQTPEQIRARRIAATAEFLAMLQVAS, encoded by the coding sequence GTGCGAAGCAGCAACAATTACTATCTCAACAATCCCCTGGTTCACCGCAACCGCCGCCTCGGTTCGCAGGGGAGCGCCTGGGTACGCGGCTTCGGCTGCGAGGACATGCGTCCGCTGATCATCTGTCGCGGCCCGATCCGTCGCGAGGCGATGGATGTGTTCGAGGAGATGGGCATCACCGGCTTCGGTATCCTGCTCTCGGAAAAGGATTCGATCGTCTATGCCAACGCACTGGCGCCCGAGCTGCGTACCCTGACCGATCCGCGGCGCGTGCACCGCGTTCCCGATTACACCGGTGCGAGCAGGGAGGAGCGCTCGCAGCGCATCCGCCAGATCATCACCATCGCCCACGACAATGGCTACGATTCCATTTTTGCCGGATACGGTTTCATGTCCGAGGACGAGGAACTGGTCAAGGCGATCGAGCAGGCGGGGTTGCGCTTCATCGGACCCTGCAGCCGTACCGTGCGCGGCGCCGGTTTCAAGGACGAGGCCAAGCGCACTGCGCTGGCAGTTGGCGTCAGTGTCACGCCGGGTATCGACAACCTGACCATTCTCACCTTGCTTGCCAAGTATCCGGACACTGCCGCGTTGCGCGCATTGGTGCGCGCCGAGAAGCTTGCGGTGGACGACACGGTTTTCGGCGATGACATCGCTCTCGAGATGCAGGCTGATGCGGTGCTCAATGCCGGTTATCGCAAGGGCATCGACCTGTTCAGTGTCGAGGAGATGTGCGCCGAGTTGCAAACCCGTGTCGCGCAGATGTACCGCAAGTATCCGCACAACCGGATTCGGCTGAAGGCGATCGGCGGCGGTGGCGGCAAGGGTCAGCGCATTCTCGGCTCGCTGGAGGCCTTCGAGGACAAGACGCTCGAGGAGCGCATCGCGAGGGCGGCTGCGCGGGCACCGGAACGGGCGCGCGAGATCCTGGCGGAAGTAAAAACCACCGGCGTCGGTGACAACAAGAACATCCTGATCGAGCTCAATATCGAGTCCACGCGACACCAGGAGATCCAGGTAATCGGTAATGGGGTGTGGGCCACGACCCTGGGTGGTCGCGATTGCTCGCTGCAGATGCACGAACAGAAGCTGCTCGAGGTGTCGGTCACCGAAGAGGAACTCCGCCTGGCGATCGCCGGCGCCCGCGCCGCCGGTCGCTCCGGGGAACTGCGGGTGCTGGAAACGGACCTCGCGATCCTGCAGCGCATGGAAGCCGAGGCGGCACGCTTCGGCGAGGCGGTCGGGCTGGATTCGGTGTCCACGTTCGAGTGCATCGTGGAACGTGACAATCACTTCTTCATGGAGATGAACACCCGCATCCAGGTCGAGCACCGGGTCACCGAACTGTGTTACGGACTGGAATTTTCCAATCCCGACGATTCCGCGGACAGCTTTGTGGTCGAGTCGCTGGTCGAGGCGATGGTCCTGCTTGCGCGGCACAAGGAGCAACTGCCGAGGCCGACCCGCGTGCACCGCAACAATGCCGCGGTCGAGGCGCGCCTGAACGCCACGAACCAGGCGCTGCAACCGCATGCGGGAGGCGTGATCCGCAACTGGTCGAATGCGGTCGAGGGCGAGATCCGCGACGATCAGGGCATCAGTCTGCACAACCCCGATACCGATGTGTTCATGGCCTACACGCTGGCTGGTGCCTACGACAGCAATATCGCGCTGCTGCTGACCGTCGGGGAAGATCGGCTGGACGGCTATCGGAGGCTCGCGGAGATCCTGCGGGTAACGCAGTTGAGTGGCAGGGATCTGGCAACCAACCTCGAGTTTCATTATGGACTGGTGAACTGGTTCATCGGCGCGAATATCAATGCGCGTCCGACCACGCGCTTCATCGTTCCGTACCTGACCGCGGTGGGTCGGCTGAAGGAACGCGCCAACCGCATCGATCTCGATTACGCGCAGGCGCAGATTCGCCGTCACCTGCTGGCACGCACCGCGGATGCGGGTGCGCGCAAGGCACTCGGCGAGTGCATCGAGCGCAAGCAGACCCTGCTGTTGCGCCCGATCCAGAAGCTGTTTGCGGAACCACACCTGTATTCCGGCTGGCTCAGCCTGTGGCGCGGGTGCTTCTCGTTTGAAGGCAAGCGGACGAGCTTCAGGCGCAACCCGATCGAGCTGCTGCGCGACACCTATCACTACCTCAACATGGACTACCGCGCAGGCTGTCCGCCGGCCTACATGATCTGGGACCACGATCACGAACTGCTGGAGTCGGCCGCAGCGTTCTATGCAAGAGTCAGCGAATTGGCCGGCTCGTCCGAGTGGAGCGCCGTGCAGGCATTCCTCGGCGCCGAGCGGGCGCCGGCGGGAGTCGACTCCGCAACCTGGCAGGCGGCGCGTGCGGCGCACGCCGGCTACCAGGCGGGGACCGAGATATTGCTGGTGCTGGCGTTCGTCGCCGCGGGCACGGATTTCCACGCATTGAAGGTCAACGAGGATCTCGGCATACATATCCCCGAGGTGCTGCTCGACGCCGCTCACCAGGCCGAGATGGCCAAGGTGCTGGTGCCGCCGCCGCTTGCGCGTTCGGATGAGATACTCGCCGCGAGCGGTGGCATGTTCTACGCAAGGGAAGCGCCTGGTGCACAGGTATTCGTGGCCGAAGGTGCCCATTTCGAACAGGGCGATCCACTGTACATCGTCGAGGTCATGAAGATGTTCAACAAGATCTATGCTCCGTTCAGCGGCACGATCGCCAAGGTGCTGATCGACGGCGACGGGGTGATCATCAAGAAGGGACAACCGCTGTTCAAGGTGGTGCCCGATGAACGGATCGTCGTGCAGACCCCCGAGCAGATCCGTGCCAGGCGCATCGCCGCGACTGCCGAATTCCTCGCGATGCTGCAGGTGGCCTCATGA
- the scpA gene encoding methylmalonyl-CoA mutase yields MSDSDYRPPARTLADWEKLVSTQLGGAGSDTLRRETPEGISLKPLYTAADTASLAHADTMPGFEPFVRGPQATMYVGRPWTIRQYAGFSTAEESNAFYRKALAAGGQGVSVAFDLATHRGYDSDHPRVSGDVGKAGVAVDSVEDMKILFDGIPLDTVSVSMTMNGAVLPVLAGYIVAAEEQGVAPAQLSGTIQNDILKEFMVRNTYIYPPAPSMRIIGDIIAYCTRNMPRFNSISISGYHIQEAGADAALELAYTLADGKEYVRTAIAAGLDIDEFAPRLSFFFGIGMNFYMEIAKLRAARLLWARIVDEFEPRNIKSKMLRTHCQTSGWSLTEQDPYNNVVRTTIEAMAAVFGGTQSLHTNALDEAVSLPTDSAARTARNTQLIIQEETGITQVIDPWGGSYLMETLTQQITDRAWELIEEVEEQGGMARAIETGMPKMRIEESAARKQARIDRGEDVIVGVNKYRLENEEPVEILDINNHAVRESQLSRLAQLRAGRDPAAVEAALEALSESARSGDGNLLELAVQASRLRATVGEISLALERVWGRYSASSNTISGVYGSAYEKDEDWQALRAEIEQFVAQHGRRPRMLVCKMGQDGHDRGAKVVATAFADVGFDIDLSPMFSTPEEVARQAIENDVHVIGASSLAAGHKTLIPELITELDKQGAADIVVVAGGVIPRQDYEFLLESGVKCIFGPGTRIPSAARMVLAAIDAAG; encoded by the coding sequence ATGAGTGATTCCGATTACCGACCGCCGGCGCGCACCCTCGCCGACTGGGAGAAACTGGTCAGCACACAACTCGGCGGAGCCGGATCCGATACGCTGCGTCGTGAAACGCCGGAAGGTATCTCGCTGAAACCGCTCTACACGGCGGCGGACACGGCCAGTCTTGCTCATGCCGACACCATGCCGGGTTTCGAGCCCTTTGTGCGCGGTCCACAGGCCACCATGTACGTCGGACGCCCGTGGACGATCCGCCAATACGCCGGCTTTTCGACCGCCGAGGAATCCAACGCCTTTTATCGCAAGGCTCTCGCCGCGGGTGGGCAGGGCGTTTCGGTCGCCTTCGATCTCGCGACCCATCGTGGCTACGATTCGGACCACCCGAGGGTGAGCGGTGACGTGGGCAAGGCCGGAGTGGCGGTAGACAGCGTCGAGGACATGAAGATCCTGTTCGACGGCATTCCGCTCGACACGGTCTCGGTGTCGATGACCATGAATGGCGCGGTGCTGCCGGTGCTTGCCGGGTATATCGTTGCGGCCGAGGAGCAGGGTGTGGCGCCCGCGCAGCTGTCCGGCACCATCCAGAACGATATCCTCAAGGAGTTCATGGTACGCAATACCTATATCTATCCTCCGGCGCCCTCGATGCGCATCATCGGTGACATCATTGCGTACTGCACGCGCAACATGCCGCGCTTCAATTCGATCTCGATATCCGGCTATCACATCCAGGAAGCCGGCGCGGATGCGGCACTCGAGCTCGCCTACACCCTGGCCGACGGCAAGGAATATGTGCGCACCGCAATCGCCGCCGGGCTCGACATCGACGAGTTTGCACCGCGGCTGAGTTTTTTCTTCGGCATCGGCATGAACTTCTACATGGAGATCGCCAAGTTGCGGGCCGCGCGCCTGTTGTGGGCGCGCATCGTCGACGAGTTCGAGCCAAGGAACATCAAGTCGAAAATGCTGCGCACCCATTGCCAGACCTCGGGCTGGTCGCTCACCGAGCAGGATCCGTACAACAACGTGGTGCGTACCACGATCGAGGCGATGGCGGCAGTATTCGGCGGCACCCAGTCGTTGCACACCAATGCTCTCGACGAAGCGGTGTCGCTGCCGACGGATTCGGCCGCACGTACGGCCCGCAATACCCAGCTGATCATCCAGGAGGAAACCGGCATCACCCAGGTCATCGATCCGTGGGGTGGTTCCTACCTGATGGAAACGCTGACGCAACAGATAACCGATCGCGCCTGGGAACTGATCGAGGAGGTCGAGGAGCAGGGCGGGATGGCGCGGGCGATCGAGACCGGCATGCCCAAGATGCGCATCGAGGAGTCGGCGGCGCGCAAGCAGGCGCGCATCGATCGCGGCGAGGACGTGATCGTCGGGGTGAACAAGTATCGCCTCGAAAACGAGGAGCCGGTCGAGATTCTCGATATCAACAACCACGCGGTGCGCGAGTCGCAGCTGAGCAGGCTGGCGCAATTGCGCGCCGGACGCGACCCGGCGGCGGTCGAAGCGGCCCTGGAGGCGCTGTCGGAGTCCGCGCGCAGCGGTGACGGCAACCTCCTCGAACTGGCGGTTCAGGCATCCCGTCTGCGCGCGACGGTGGGCGAGATCTCCCTGGCGCTGGAGCGCGTGTGGGGCCGTTACAGCGCCAGTTCCAATACCATTTCCGGTGTCTACGGAAGTGCCTACGAAAAAGACGAGGACTGGCAGGCGCTGCGTGCCGAGATCGAACAGTTCGTCGCGCAACATGGTCGCCGTCCGCGGATGCTGGTGTGCAAGATGGGGCAGGATGGACACGACCGGGGCGCCAAGGTGGTGGCCACGGCGTTTGCCGATGTCGGCTTCGACATCGATCTGTCACCGATGTTCTCGACCCCGGAGGAAGTCGCGCGGCAGGCGATCGAGAACGATGTGCACGTGATCGGCGCGTCCTCGCTGGCCGCCGGCCACAAAACCCTCATTCCCGAGCTGATCACCGAATTGGACAAGCAGGGTGCGGCGGACATCGTGGTGGTCGCGGGCGGCGTGATTCCGCGGCAGGACTACGAATTCCTGCTCGAATCCGGCGTCAAATGCATCTTTGGCCCGGGCACGCGGATCCCGAGTGCTGCCCGCATGGTACTCGCCGCCATCGATGCCGCGGGCTGA
- a CDS encoding kinase/pyrophosphorylase — protein sequence MKRTAFFVSDGTGITAETLGEALLSQFEGIEFEFVRLPYVDTGQKAERAVARIDEAALGDGFPPLIFDTIIDRNLRQILASSQGCMFDIFSTFLAPLESALGRPSSFSVGRYHGKHHDLYHARIDAVHYAMSNDDGASGSNYAKADVILTGVSRCGKTPSCIYLAMQFGVYAANYPITEDDLESTRLPPQLLPHQHKLFGLSIDPQRLAAIRNERRPQSRYASLRQCEDEVRQVEGLLSRYHVPFLNATHLSVEEIATRIMMEKGIRGRKN from the coding sequence ATGAAACGCACCGCGTTCTTCGTGTCGGACGGCACCGGCATCACCGCTGAAACCCTCGGCGAGGCATTGCTCTCCCAGTTCGAGGGCATCGAGTTCGAGTTCGTGCGCCTGCCCTATGTCGACACCGGACAGAAAGCCGAGCGCGCGGTTGCGCGAATCGACGAGGCGGCGCTCGGGGACGGCTTTCCACCACTGATTTTCGACACCATCATCGACCGTAACCTGCGCCAGATACTCGCCTCATCGCAGGGTTGCATGTTCGATATCTTCTCGACCTTTCTCGCGCCCCTGGAATCCGCTCTCGGCAGGCCTTCCAGTTTCAGCGTCGGCCGCTACCACGGCAAGCACCATGACCTGTACCACGCGCGTATCGACGCCGTGCACTACGCAATGTCGAACGATGACGGTGCCAGCGGCAGTAATTATGCCAAGGCCGACGTGATCCTGACCGGTGTCTCGCGCTGCGGCAAGACGCCGTCATGCATCTACCTTGCGATGCAGTTCGGGGTCTACGCCGCGAATTACCCGATCACCGAGGACGATCTCGAGAGCACACGCCTGCCGCCGCAACTCCTGCCCCATCAGCACAAGCTGTTCGGGCTCAGCATCGACCCGCAGCGCCTCGCGGCGATCCGCAACGAGCGCCGCCCGCAAAGCCGCTACGCCTCGTTGCGCCAGTGCGAGGATGAGGTGCGCCAGGTCGAGGGCCTGCTGAGCCGCTACCACGTGCCCTTTCTGAACGCGACTCACCTGTCCGTCGAGGAAATCGCGACCCGCATCATGATGGAAAAAGGAATTCGCGGGCGCAAGAATTGA